GGCATCAAAGGCTTTCCGGGCAGCAAACAGATGATTctaaggatgaaaaaaaaaaaaaaaaaacctgctgaaaatttgaatttgaaatttttcacTTAACTATATGTCAGCATAACATATTCTTCTTTGGCATTGTTACATGGGCTGTGAATTCCAAATTTAATATTAGCTATAATTGTACCAGATACCCAGAAGTGCCTGCAATGTCATGATACCCTACATGCTCAGATTGTGCCCCTGTCTTTCAGCTTtgagtaataaagtagcaatgatcagttaaaaaaaaaccacactgcTTAGTTATCTGTCTTGTGTTTGGCCAGGTTAAAGCAACACTTCATAGtctgggaaaaaaatcacaactctGGTTGGACTGCCAGTGATCACAGTTGACACTGTGCAATATGTGGGACTGCATAACCTGTTCAGCTCATATAAATTGGCTGAATAAGCTAAAAGCAATCATAAAATAATGCATGAAATTATCTGCTGTGGTACAATATTGTATATTCATCTAATCATTCATCTACCACTGTGAATTGGCAGCAAAGGCATCTATAATGATGACTAGAGGGTGACATGTTATGGGAAAACCATCCCATTTCACCAGATTGCACTGACTTCCCTTGTGTTATGATTGGATGAACTGTTTTAGAAGGTTTTTCTCGATGACTTTAAAAGATTTAACGCCTCTGTGCACACACAGGCTCTCTCTTCACAAAGATCTACTTACCTCTTGTTCTACATACTGTAACAAGTATGTCCATGTATTAAAGTCTTCAGGATAAGCTTGCACAGATTTCCAATACTTTTCAAAATCAGGAGGAAGAGGTGGCAAAGGAGGTTCTGTTGATGGCAAAGGAGGTTCTGTTGATGGCAAAGGAGGTTCTGTTGATGGCAAAGGAGGTTCTGTTGCTGAAGGTGCTGATTCTGTTGCTGGAGAAGGTGATCCCTCTGCACAGTGCTCAGGAGACTTTTCCATCTCAAACACTTCTACAATGTCTTTAGTAAAATCTATTTCCTCTTCAGAGGTCCACTTTGAAGCCTGCATATATGTGTTTTGAATATTACTCGATGCAGTAATGCCTAAGGGCAAATAAATATATGATCATACATTGCAATACAGATTTGGTTTTGGTCAGAAATCTCTGCTACCAACTCTGTTCAACTGTATCAATGTTTTGAAAACCAGATTAACTCAGTAAATTAGAAAAagtagtctaaaggtggccatacacagagatccgctcgtttggaaatgtcgccaaacgagcggatctctccccgatatacccaccttgaggtgggcaatatcgggctgatccgatcgtgggccctagggcccaacgatcggatcctaacgcatgggaaacgggggtcggatcgcgggacctcatcaacgaacagatgtggccgcgatctgacgggatttttcgtcccatccgatcgagatctggccgacttttcggtgaagcccgttggggggccccatacatgggccaataagctgccgacacggtctgtcaggcagcttttatcggcccgtgtatggccacctttacacaatgCATATTAATGGTGTTTCCTAAATaacacagtaacaccaaaaattaaagtgttttaaggtaatgaaaatataatgtcctgttgccctgcatttgtaaaactggtgtgtttgcttgttatataaacaagcagctgcatagccatgggggcagccttccaaagctggaaaaggcacaggatactaagcagataacaaataagctctgtggTATACAAAGGGGTTCTTTAAaaaacttatcagttatctattgtgtatcctgtgcttgaatggctgctcccatggctatacaatagcttgtttatataaactatagttgtttttctgaagcaaagtaacagtacattataatcattcctgttcctttaaagcttaaTTGCAACAACTGCACAAAGAGGATTGATGAAACTGCTCCAACATCGTTCCTTAGTGGACAAAATTTAAGGCTCAACTTATGGAAACAATTTTCACTGGGTAACCCCCAGGGATATTGGATGCTTCACTAGTGGGTGGATTTCAGTTATTATCCAAGGACAAATCTTAGAATATATTTTGGATGCTTACAGATATACACTAGATGGACACTTAGACAAACACTTATTTTGCCCGAAACTAACCATAAGCAATCTATACAACTGCATGTCCCCTGTTGGAACACTTATGACATAGTACCAAACTGCTTTTAAATTCACCACAAGAACTAATCTTTAAGCACATGtggtttttaaaaggaaaaaacaccTACAAACCTTCCACCATTATGCACAAAAGCAAATATGAAAGTAGAGTGGAAAAGACAGTTGCTGACATTGGATACCGTTGCCGAAAGTATGTATTCTATGGAATGGTTAATTGCAAATGACCTCTCAGCTATAGCTGATGCAAATTGTAATTTCTAACTTATCTATTAAATTAATGCTGTCTCTCTGTTAATTTTTGTGACGAAAGTCATTCTGCCACTACTAATGTACCACACCCCATCCATTCAACTTGTTCTGAATGAAAATAATAAgtattatttatagggatgcaccgaatccactattttggattcggccgaacccccgaattcttcctgaaagatttggccgaataccaaaccgaaccctaatttgtatatgcaaattaatggtgggaaggggaaaacattttttatgtccttgttttgtgacaaagtcacacgatttccctcccgcccctaattagcatatgcaaattaggattcggttcggctgggcagaaggatttggccgaatccaaatcctgctgaaaaaggccgaatcctggattcggtgcatccctaactatttAGAGATTGAGTAAGGCAGCAGCTGGAATGCTTAAGTTGTAAGGCGCATAGGATCAAGGGCATATGTTGGGAGTAAAGCGTGTGGAGACTACATAATTcacaaatatgaaaaagtcaaaataaaatgaaggctTGACAGAGGGAaataatggggttgttcacttaCCAAACACttttccagttgttttcagattattcaaaagaaaaatacttttttcaatagctttttattttttaccaaaatctaagtttaaaggggaacactggcttccaaaccaaaatttgataaagaggcccacatagaaCAGAAACACCTAATATACTAATTACAGTTactggtttcttcaaaaagtatgaataaatgccattttctatgccgATATCGCGCTGTTTAACGATTCttctatttctgcatcatttgaaatgttggtagggaaggagggactaaaacactgatgtaacaacttctccacagcttacaaacagcatgcaggaactacataacccacaatgcactgcaatGTTCTGTTCCCTATGGAAATCATgtgtgcagagaattgtggggtttggaggatgcaggctgaggacagctggctattgatacaaagtaacagtagtcagccagctcagcaacatagtcaaacagatcagcaggagagcagggggctaggcttatggaactgtcagaaaccaaaAATCATGttaagtctgcatatttttaattgatgtatattgcaaagttgcttgaaattgtgtttacttttcaaaaagcttaagttatgtttttgtggagttcccattTTAgtttcatgtctctggtgtttcagtctggcagctcaagtgcagattctgaactgttacaattttgcaacattgagttgatacatttctcagtagtatctctggtgtattagcaactactgtatcaattagaACAGAACAGTTGCCTttcatgaaactcagggatttagCAGggccagagataagaaatgtatgaaccaatgtatcaatttagaactgttaGAGAGTgggtgaccccctcccagagaaAGGATAACATTTAGACTTTACAATTCGATATTAgtgattggagaaaaaaaaaagcatttatttgtgATGACCtgtctgaaagcaactgaacgaGTATATTTTAGGTGGACGAATGGCCTGTATGTCAGGGAAGAGCAATAGCCAATGAACTTTTAGCACAGTTGCTGTAATAGGTCGAgttttatgtattttacatttaacaaaattaaacaaCACAAGAATGGAATCAGAGagcaaataacagaaaggccGGGGATAGGAAATCTTTGTTAAAAGGGGGTAAACTACAGGCTAACGCAGCAAGAAGCGACTTTGTACCGAACTATTCCGTGTGTAGTAGAACAAACCCGCGTGCGACTACAGAGAGGCCTATAGGTGCCGCCTGCCTAGAACTTAGCGCTCACGAGTGCAGCCGCCTTGTTGCACCTCAGCAACAGCCAAGTAACCCACTTTCTTAATAAACACACGTACAACTACAATCCCCACATCGCTAGGGTCTAGAGAGGATTTTCAAAAGTGCTTTATTGAAACTGCAGCCGTCGAAGAGCTGTATGAAAATATCCAACACAACTTACCCGCCAGTAACTCCCATAAGACCCCTAAAGGGAGCCTTTCCTATAAACGCCGACAGGAAAACTTTCACGGCTTCTAATTTTGCCACCGCAAAGACGAAAGGAAAACGAATAACACGAGTCTATCCCGCTTGCGTCCGCACCGCCCTGTCGAAGTCCAGTACGCATGGGGCAACGCGATGGCGTCACCACACGCATGCGCGTCCCTGCGCCTATTTCCTCGAAGTGGAACGCACGCAAGCGCCCTCTAGACGTCTGTAAGTGGGAAGTGTTTATGTCACTCCGGGCCGGAGGCTTCAGCTACCCATTTTATTTGGGTTGCCATTTGCATGCAGGTGTTTGGTAGAGGAGCCCTCAGGGGCACTTCGCCCTGTCGTCGCTGTTGAATGCGAAGTCGGGTGAGATGTTAATTCAGGGCCACAGAAGCACCTTGTTTATTTCTGACATAAGGGCCCCTCCTCCTGTGACAACAAGGCCTGCCTTTATCATCTTCCCTTCTACTACAGCTAGTTTGTTGTGATCTGAAAGGCACGGTCACCTAGTTGAAAATGTGTTGCTTTGTCAAGCGATATTATTTGAGAAATGCGTCAGTGTAGCGGGCGTGTATACTATTGTCCCCGCCCCCAATACAGGCCTTATCCCACCAGCCTGCCATGTATCACCGTGTAGGGTCAATGTGTGAACAATCACAGAAACATGAGCCTTTTTAATGCCTCGTTTCACTTGTAGTTTAGGATTAAAATATGTCTATGTTGCTGGaagacaaatatttaaagggatagtgtcatgggaaagcatgttttttttcaaaatgcataagttaatagagctgctccagtagaattctgcactgaaatccaattctctaAAGAGCTaaccaaattttttatattgaatttttgaaatctgacatagggtagacatattgtcagtttcccagctgccccagtcatgtgacttgtgcctgcactttaggatggaactactttctggcaagctgttatttctcctacttaaagggatactgtcatgggaaaaaatcttttttcaaaatgaatcagttaatagtgctgtttcagcagaattctgcactgaaatccatttctcaaaaagcaaacagatttttatatattcaattttgaaatctgacacggggctagacattctgtcaatttcccagctgccccaagtcatggaacttgtgctctgataaacttcaatcactctttactgctgtactgcaaggtagaatgatatcaccccctccctttttcctccccagcagacaaacaaaagaacaatgggaaggtaaccagatagcagctccctaacacaagataacagctgcctggtagatctaagaacagtactcaatagtaaaaacccatgtcccactgagacacattcagttacattgagaaggaaaaacagcagcctgccagaaagcatttctcttctattcacatgaccaggggcagctgggaaattgacaaaatgtctagccccatgtcagatttcaaaattgaatatagaaaaatctgttttctttggagaaatggatttcagtgcagaattctgctggagtagtactattaactgatgcgttttgaaaaaaacatgttttccgttgacaggatccctttaatgtaactgaataagtctcagtgggacttgaattttactattgagtgctgttcttagatctaccagggacctgttatcttgtgttaaggagctgctatctgtttaccttcccattgttctgttgttaggctgctggggaggaaagtaagggggtgatatcacttaaacttgcagtacagcagtaaagagtgactaatgtttatcagagcacaagtcacatgactgggggcagctggaaaactgacaatatgtcaagccccgtgtcagatttcaaaattgaatataaaaaaatctgtttgctcttttgagaaatggatttcagtgcagaattctgctggagcagcactattgactgatgtgttttgaaaaaaaacatgttttcccatgacagtatccctttaaatactggtACAATTCATCAGTATATCTCCCCACCCCTACACATCCCAatccaaaactgaaaaaaaatgtcttttgttAATCCCTAATAATAAATTCCTTTCTGGAAACTGAAAACTAACATTTGTCTAATGAtgcaattttaaacaactttcgagtgtacaatatatatatatattaaacataccTTATTCTGATTGAAAAGCTGTATTTTTATGCTGATGGGCATGCCTTGACAGTAGGTAAATAAAGCAGCTATATCACTCATACCTGCATCCTCCTGCCCCGGACAGCATAAAGACATTGGGGACttcacacaatgttttttttaaagatactcGTGACATTGAGCATATTTTAAAGCTGCCATTGCCTATGCGTgaatatttgctgcacttataatTTAGGaagcaatttgcagttggtaGACCTAACACCTACTTCCATAGATCTGAGAAGTGTATATTGCCTATATACTGCAAGGTAGATTAAAGTGATGATGAGCAATCTTTGCAGCAGAGCCATATTCCAAGGATTTTAGAAGAGTTTTCGTAGATATTTTTCACTAAATTCTGTATCAGGTATTATGGGTGGAGTTAAGGTAAGACAGGAGGTCATTGTAACAGATGGCATATTTAAAGGgttcctgtcattggaaaacatgttttttttcaaaacgcatcagttaatagtgctactccagcagaattctgcactgaaatccatttatcaaaagagcaaatagttttttttatattcaattttgaaatctgacatggggctagacattttgtcaatttcccagctgcccccagtcatgtgacttgtgcctgcactttaggaaagaaatgctttctggcaggctgctgtttttccttctcaatgtaactgaatgtgtctcagtgggacatgggtttttactattgagtgttgttcttagatctaccaggcagctgttatcttgtgtttgggagctgctatctggttaccttcccattgttcttttgtttggctgctggggggagaaaagagaggggggtgatatcactccaacttgcagtacagcagtaaagagtgattgaagtttatcagagcacaagtcacatgacttgggggagctgggaaattgacaatatgtctagccccatgtcagatttcaaaattgaatataaaaaaatctgtttgctcttttgagaaatggatttcagtgcagaattctgctggagcagcactattaacttatgcgttttgaaaaaaagaaatttcccatgacagtatccctttaataattgtattaattatttcttattgcaGGCTTAACACAGTAACAATATTTTAGGTATAGAGAGTTGGGACAAACatgttattaaatacatttatgcatttaGCTTGTTTTGTGCTTTCAATCAAAACACAGGTAAATATATTATCTGCATACTTAACCTAAAGTTTAAACCTAATACTGTGGAGGTTTACACAGAATAAATAGCTGTGACATCCAGAAACTAAAACATTATTACATCATAGTCTTCCTACTTTGAAGCCAAACCATTTAAAGACACGTGGGTGATTAACTTGTTCAGGAGGTTCTGTTTAGTGTAGCCAGCTCTGTTGAGTTGAAAGAGATCTTGTTCTGTCACCACTGTGGTACTTATTACACTGGTGTTTAAAGGGTATGCCCACTCAAAAACATATTGCACAAGTcatttgtaaaagtaatttctACTGAAAGCATTGTCTGAAATAGTGTAACAGAAACCAGGGTGAACTATCCAGGTGCAGGCAAGTgtagaatacattttatacactttATTAGTTTGATGGTACATGGTATGTCACTGCTAcacttatacattatatattcttCTCTTCAGGATGAAGACATTGTTTGATGAGATTAAAGCTTCAATTAGGAGCAGTAGCAATTACGACCGCTCATTTTGGAGGCCTGTGCTGCCCTGGGGTGGCATCTTCACTATTAAAGCTGGGCGAAAAGCAGTCTCTTCTACACCACTGTATGTTGAGATAACACTGAAAAATACATGCACAATTGATGGCTTTTTAATGTTGTTGTATGTCATCTTACGTGAAAACGACACCTTTCCCAGAGAGCTCTCCCATTACCTAGGCCGGGATTTTGTAGAATGCTTTCTCCATCTAATGGATACTTATAGTTTCACAACAGTCAAGCTGCTATGGATATGGGACAAGATGGATAAATACCAGTACAAGTCTGGGATTCACAAAGCAACCTTAGAGATAGACTTGTTTGGGAATGAGCATGAGAACTTTACTCGTAATCTGGAGAATCTTATGTCCACTATACAAGAGAGTTACTGCTCGAATACAGACTGCCTTACTCGTGTGCAGGAGAGCCAGATGCATACAATACTTATCAAGTAGGTTTgaaacaaaatatgcaaaaaatagcATGTCTTGTTTGGATTACAGCACATGGGGTGATTCTTGGGTGTTTCATCAAATCTGATTTTAATTgcctaaaaacaagaaaacatcCGTTCACTTAAAATTGTCCCTACTGATGTTCGTTGTCAGTGGGAAGCACATGAAAACACCAGCCATGTTGACATGCATCTGAATATGTCTTTGTTCTGTCAATCATCCTAGTGATGGTTTTCCCATAAGAGTCCCATTGACATCATTTTGCTGTGATTTTGGTGAGGATTAATGCATCAGACAGCATACCCAGTAATCACCTTGTGCGCTATTTAAAACAGCACGATACCTTCAGTTTTCACTTTCTGCTTTTCTTAATAGAAATATGTAGAGGTGAAttcatttttgtatgattttgcCATCTGGTTTCTATGACTTGCAGTTTTGTCTATTTTGCCACTGGTTCAAGTTACAAGTAGCAAGTAATGGTCATGGTAGACTGGACAGTGGTGCATGGTATGATCATGTCTGTAGCTGGACATtcataaaatatgatatttttcagGCTCAGCGACAGCAGAAAAAGCTCACTGTTTGTTTACTAATATAAAATAGATACCATAGAACTATGTTTATAAGGTTTTCCCctgtactgaaaaaaataattcagaaaaaatgaAGTATAATGGTCATTGAAAGAAATAAACTTGTAAACCAATAACAGTAATGGATTCTTGACAGAAAGTCAATGTAAGGCTGTGCACTtagttacaaaaagaaaaaaaagtgtttagctTTCCACAAATATGGTTGCTTGTGTGTTAGGGAAATTACCAGGGGAATCCTTATCTACAGTGCTACCCACAGACTGTGTAAAAGAGAGAACCCCACTTTAAACACCCTGAAGATCAAGCCTggcaaactgggggggggggcacttgggCTAGATGTGGCCCTTTAAAGAAATTATATGGACCTCCAGGCTGTTCAAGTATGTATGACAGTAGTACAGAGACACCATCTGTGGAAGCAGTAGAATAACTGAAGCACGATAAATGCCTTTTAGTTATCAAAGATTACTGACAAGAGCAGCCAACTAACAGAGGAGATCTCTACACCCCTCACCACCTTTTAAACTTATCTAAATAAATATGCTGCTTGGTATTATTCCCTAAACTCATAAGGCTGGGTGAGaacactttaattaaaatggcTTAAAACATCAGAGCTGATCGCAATCTGACCAAAACAAAAACTTAAGACTTCTGCTTCAAATGAATCACATTTATACCTTCACAACAGAAACAACATTTAAGTGAAGCATTTGATATCTTGTTGTTActggtgttttaaaaaaagatatgaaaTGATATACCTGTGCATGTAAAATATTGTCTTTGAAGTTGAAGTCCGGATTTTATTGCTTTGTGTTGATGCCAAATCTTAGGGGCAGTatacacctacagtatatatatatacacctatacCTATGAGTGCAATAGAACATTTATTGAATATGTATTCagcctatttttttattacaaatgatgTATATACTTCTCTATTGTACAGTACCACAgggaattatttatatagtgttttttCCATGGGCCTCAAGTGCTTTACAGCAGTATATTAAGTTACTTGTAAAAGGTCACTAGTTGTCACAGGAAATCAAAACAGAGTCTCTAGGATGAGATCCCTCTGATAACCTTTAGACCAATCGTAATAATGAGCTCTGTTTAATCAAACCCCCAACCCTTTGCAGGCTTTGAGATAAAAAGGGCTTAACCTTGAACTGACCTTATTTTACAACTTAATCCACAGTGGAAAAACCCAGGTTGAACCAGGGAATTAAAAACTGACACAGACACCGTTTCCGTTTCTTTTTCAGTGCAAGAAGTAGCAAACAGATATTTCTGCACAAGCCCTATCCATAGAACACTTGTTGAAAAAGGGGTTTGCTGCTCCTTTAATTCTGTTGCACAGACAACCACCCACACATTTCAacccttttgtttttatataggtctagCTACAGAATGATGCAGAAATTCTGATTGTGTGATGTAAGAAGCAAATTTATTTAACTCTCAGATACAGTTGAAGAGAAGAACAATAACATTATGTTTATGCATAGGCATTCAGCATATAAATGCTATATATTCAGTAAATCTTCTAGTGACCCAACACTTCTGAGCATTTAACAACATGATATAACTCTGCAAtgcttatatattttttgtaacttcTATGAAGCAGGATcttaccttaaggtggccatacacgggccgataaaagctgccgacagaccgtgtcggcagctgattggcccgtgtatgggggcccccgacgggcttccccgatcgagatctggccgaaagtcggccagatctcgatcggatgggattaaaaatcccgtcggatcgcggccgcatctgttcgttgatgcggtcccgcgatccgaccgcccgtttggcgaacgctaggatccgatcgttgggccctagggcccacgatcggatcagcccgatattgcccacctcaaggtgggcatatcggagggagatccgctcgtttggcgacatcgccaaacgagcggatctatccgtgtatggccacctttaatcgtCTGTGCAACACTGAGGAATATGAGGAAATTCTGGGGAATATAGTCTGTCCTCCATCTACATACACTTCGCTGGCGGCACAATTGTAAGATCAATAAAACAATTTCTGTAGATAACTTTATCCATTAATACCTTATATATATTACCGTACAAACTAATTTTGATGCTGCCAAAAGTCCAACCAAccaaaatctttaaaaagaagtaggctagaaaaaatacacattatgtTTTAGATGTCTTTACTACATCAAGGCCACCGCAGCCCTTGAGCATTGAAATAATTCAAACATGGTCTGAGTTGCTATCAATGTAGGATGCGTGAGCATATACACAGTATCTAGTCTCGTAGTAACAGCACTACAGTATCAAGGCATTTTTTAGAATGCAACAATTGTGACATTAACAATCTTAAGATCCAGGGAATTGAGAAGATATACCAATCATCAAGGGGTGGTGATAAGATCGCAAAACTTCATTATAGAGAAGCTTACTGGA
The sequence above is a segment of the Xenopus laevis strain J_2021 chromosome 8L, Xenopus_laevis_v10.1, whole genome shotgun sequence genome. Coding sequences within it:
- the c14orf28.L gene encoding uncharacterized protein C14orf28 homolog isoform X1 translates to MKISNTTYPPVTPIRPLKGAFPINADRKTFTASNFATAKTKGKRITRVYPACVRTALSKSSTHGATRWRHHTHARPCAYFLEVERTQAPSRRLMKTLFDEIKASIRSSSNYDRSFWRPVLPWGGIFTIKAGRKAVSSTPLYVEITLKNTCTIDGFLMLLYVILRENDTFPRELSHYLGRDFVECFLHLMDTYSFTTVKLLWIWDKMDKYQYKSGIHKATLEIDLFGNEHENFTRNLENLMSTIQESYCSNTDCLTRVQESQMHTILINPPHDIPNGDLIQIALDELFCSRTEPCEEYGCGCSREFLPRMFCHGPPPFVILNMEQWKSEELAYVPYCLELSDNKYLLEGATLFNKEEHHYSAAFQIDGYWMHYDGLRNINLILLNKPPELLLLSSLVYVRAAEK
- the c14orf28.L gene encoding uncharacterized protein C14orf28 homolog isoform X2, with amino-acid sequence MKTLFDEIKASIRSSSNYDRSFWRPVLPWGGIFTIKAGRKAVSSTPLYVEITLKNTCTIDGFLMLLYVILRENDTFPRELSHYLGRDFVECFLHLMDTYSFTTVKLLWIWDKMDKYQYKSGIHKATLEIDLFGNEHENFTRNLENLMSTIQESYCSNTDCLTRVQESQMHTILINPPHDIPNGDLIQIALDELFCSRTEPCEEYGCGCSREFLPRMFCHGPPPFVILNMEQWKSEELAYVPYCLELSDNKYLLEGATLFNKEEHHYSAAFQIDGYWMHYDGLRNINLILLNKPPELLLLSSLVYVRAAEK